The following proteins are co-located in the Nitrospinota bacterium genome:
- a CDS encoding protoglobin domain-containing protein → MDTGFQKDFPAIKANYRFTKEDEALLLQMKPQLESSADEFLEGFYEFVWSFGKTADFLKDEAVLTRHRSKIRQWYLDLFGGAYGISYFLKLYKIGEIHVKLGLPTHYVNAAFNYVRVFTLGRVNQQFSNEADLTDRFKAIERILDINLDVLTSSYREEEMSRYLSLSSIEKTLLGFLKKTSSYFNYLLAVALVMVAFFAIGLFGYDVYLLFSGKSAIETGILTVLGSLLILWAAIELIHEEMNHLRGGKFALEAFIVLAIAALIRKILIFSLSTTKTMDVLLYGVLVLCLALAYWLIVHRFTPAKR, encoded by the coding sequence ATGGACACCGGATTTCAAAAAGATTTTCCCGCTATAAAAGCCAACTATCGTTTCACCAAAGAGGATGAAGCTTTGCTGTTGCAAATGAAACCGCAACTGGAATCATCCGCCGATGAATTCCTGGAAGGGTTTTACGAATTTGTCTGGAGTTTTGGAAAAACAGCGGATTTTTTAAAAGATGAAGCGGTTCTCACCCGGCACCGCAGTAAAATCCGCCAATGGTATCTGGATCTTTTCGGCGGCGCTTATGGCATCTCCTATTTCCTGAAGCTTTATAAAATAGGAGAAATCCATGTCAAACTCGGTCTTCCCACCCATTATGTCAATGCGGCGTTCAATTACGTTCGGGTTTTTACCCTGGGTCGCGTCAACCAACAATTTAGTAATGAGGCGGATTTAACCGACAGATTCAAGGCCATTGAGAGGATTCTCGATATCAATCTGGATGTGCTGACCAGTTCTTATCGAGAGGAGGAGATGAGCCGCTATTTATCCCTCTCCAGCATTGAAAAGACGTTATTGGGATTCCTGAAAAAAACCAGTTCCTATTTTAATTATCTGCTGGCAGTCGCGTTGGTGATGGTGGCATTTTTTGCCATCGGCTTGTTCGGATACGATGTCTATCTGCTGTTTTCCGGAAAGTCGGCTATAGAAACAGGAATTTTAACCGTTCTCGGCAGTCTCTTGATCCTGTGGGCGGCCATCGAGTTGATCCATGAAGAGATGAATCACCTGCGTGGCGGCAAATTTGCTCTGGAGGCCTTCATCGTCCTCGCTATCGCGGCTCTCATCCGCAAAATTCTCATTTTCTCACTTTCTACTACAAAAACGATGGATGTCTTGCTGTATGGAGTGTTGGTGCTCTGTCTGGCGCTGGCCTACTGGCTGATTGTGCATCGATTCACCCCCGCGAAACGATAA
- a CDS encoding DUF4159 domain-containing protein, producing MRSFFYIMMGCVLFADGLFFVPQASADDSKLTIPIIKYRGGNYKPRPEAVRSLMAQLASRTSIEVNREVVEIELTDPDLYRYPFIYMAGNAAFDPFNKKELRILRHYLGFGGFLLIDDNSSKANSGFDASVRELMSRLFPKIPLQKINRDHSIYRSFYLINRAVGRVVVNPFFEGISVKGRTVLVYSTNDLGGAWARDKLGHWSYDIIAGGTAQRQGSIRLAVNIVMYSLTLDYKKDMVHLPIILERLRRHPSK from the coding sequence ATGCGTTCTTTTTTTTACATTATGATGGGTTGTGTTTTATTTGCCGATGGATTATTTTTTGTTCCGCAAGCGTCGGCGGATGATTCCAAACTGACGATTCCCATAATCAAATATCGTGGCGGCAACTATAAACCGAGACCGGAAGCGGTGAGAAGCCTGATGGCGCAACTGGCCAGCAGAACATCCATTGAGGTCAACCGGGAAGTGGTCGAGATAGAACTCACCGACCCCGACTTGTACCGCTATCCTTTTATCTATATGGCTGGAAATGCGGCGTTTGATCCTTTTAATAAAAAAGAGTTGCGGATACTAAGGCACTATCTGGGCTTTGGTGGGTTTCTTCTGATCGATGACAACTCCTCCAAAGCGAATTCAGGGTTCGATGCATCGGTCAGGGAGTTGATGTCGCGGTTATTTCCAAAAATCCCCTTGCAGAAGATAAACCGGGACCATTCCATTTACCGGTCGTTTTATCTGATCAACCGGGCGGTGGGACGTGTCGTTGTTAATCCCTTTTTTGAAGGAATTTCAGTTAAAGGCCGGACCGTTCTGGTTTATTCAACCAATGATCTCGGCGGCGCCTGGGCCAGGGACAAACTGGGACATTGGAGCTATGACATTATCGCCGGTGGAACCGCGCAAAGGCAGGGCAGCATCCGGCTGGCCGTCAACATCGTCATGTATTCCCTGACTCTGGATTATAAAAAGGACATGGTGCACCTGCCCATCATCCTCGAAAGATTGCGAAGACACCCCTCCAAGTGA
- a CDS encoding NADH-quinone oxidoreductase subunit B, translating into MGLIDSAVEAFETEVNNIKLNVKEAVESLNHDYAGAVYDSILTTKLGKVVGWAQKNALWPATFGLACCAIEMMAMANSRWDAARFGAEVFRASPRQADLMIVSGRVSQKMAPILKTIYDQMPEPKWVISMGACASCGGIFNNYSIVQGVDRVVPVDVYVPGCPPGPEALLYGIIKLQEKIMQEAGTGNAKKRVA; encoded by the coding sequence ATGGGATTGATTGACTCTGCGGTCGAAGCGTTTGAGACCGAAGTAAACAATATAAAGTTGAATGTCAAAGAGGCGGTGGAATCGCTCAATCATGATTATGCGGGAGCGGTCTACGACAGTATTCTAACCACCAAGCTCGGCAAGGTGGTGGGTTGGGCTCAGAAAAATGCGCTCTGGCCTGCGACGTTTGGCCTCGCCTGTTGCGCCATTGAAATGATGGCCATGGCCAATTCCAGGTGGGATGCGGCCCGGTTTGGAGCGGAAGTGTTTCGCGCTTCTCCACGACAGGCGGATCTGATGATCGTCTCGGGGCGGGTTTCACAGAAAATGGCCCCGATACTCAAAACCATTTACGATCAGATGCCGGAGCCCAAGTGGGTTATCTCCATGGGGGCGTGCGCTTCCTGTGGTGGTATCTTCAATAATTATTCCATTGTGCAGGGCGTCGATCGCGTGGTTCCGGTAGATGTTTATGTTCCCGGTTGTCCCCCCGGTCCAGAAGCTCTTCTTTATGGCATCATCAAATTGCAGGAAAAAATAATGCAGGAAGCGGGTACGGGCAACGCGAAAAAGAGGGTGGCATGA
- a CDS encoding alanine--glyoxylate aminotransferase family protein — protein sequence MKPPVLLNPGPVNVTPRVRDALLRGDMCHREVEFADLMGSIRQKLLKAFDIENEYSAVLISGSGTAALEMGVSSCLSPGKSILIIENGVYGERISQIADIYGFQKHVVTYGWGESPRLEDIENALRKHPDIEVVAMVHHETTTGLLNPIQSVSQLAQKYEKKFLVDCISSLAGDALDFKTCLIDFAIGTANKCLQGLPGVAFVLFRKNDLCRLNYIPARSLYFNLVKHHGAQEAGDTLFTPAVQIHYAFDEALDELLEETVAGRIQRYNQAANLFRKGFSEMGLEFLIPEATRSNGLTALRLPNGITYSELHSQLKNNGFVIYAGQGNFMNQIFRIANMGDLKTEDINTCLRILKECCSATIK from the coding sequence TTGAAACCACCTGTTCTGCTAAACCCCGGCCCGGTCAATGTGACCCCCAGAGTGCGGGACGCCCTACTAAGAGGCGACATGTGTCATCGGGAGGTAGAGTTTGCCGACCTGATGGGTTCGATCCGCCAAAAACTGCTGAAAGCTTTTGACATTGAGAACGAATACAGCGCGGTTCTCATCTCCGGTTCTGGAACCGCCGCTCTGGAGATGGGTGTGTCCTCCTGCCTGAGTCCAGGGAAATCCATTTTGATCATAGAAAATGGCGTATACGGCGAACGCATCTCACAAATAGCCGATATCTACGGATTTCAAAAACATGTAGTTACTTATGGCTGGGGAGAATCGCCCCGCCTGGAAGATATAGAAAATGCTTTAAGGAAACACCCGGACATTGAAGTGGTTGCTATGGTGCATCATGAAACCACGACCGGCCTTTTGAACCCGATTCAATCGGTGAGTCAACTGGCACAAAAATATGAAAAAAAATTCCTCGTCGATTGTATCAGCTCTCTGGCTGGGGATGCGTTGGACTTCAAAACCTGTCTCATAGATTTCGCCATCGGCACGGCTAACAAATGCCTCCAGGGTCTTCCCGGTGTTGCCTTTGTGCTGTTTCGCAAAAATGATCTTTGTCGGCTGAACTATATTCCCGCCCGGTCGCTTTACTTTAATCTGGTGAAACATCATGGGGCCCAGGAAGCCGGAGACACGCTGTTCACTCCGGCGGTACAAATCCATTACGCTTTCGATGAAGCGCTCGACGAATTGCTGGAAGAAACGGTCGCCGGAAGAATTCAGCGTTACAATCAGGCCGCCAATCTGTTTCGTAAAGGCTTTTCCGAAATGGGGCTGGAGTTTCTGATTCCTGAAGCCACCCGGTCCAACGGCCTCACTGCCCTTCGTCTGCCAAATGGCATCACTTATTCCGAATTGCACAGCCAGCTCAAAAACAACGGATTTGTGATCTACGCTGGCCAGGGAAATTTCATGAACCAAATTTTTCGGATTGCTAATATGGGCGACCTTAAAACCGAAGATATCAATACCTGTCTACGCATTTTAAAAGAATGCTGCTCCGCAACAATTAAATAA
- a CDS encoding NAD(P)H-dependent oxidoreductase subunit E: MFAFTKEDEKKIEAILKKYPPEHKRSALLPLLTLVQRQERYVSPDAMREIGRRLDLSPAYVQSVSSFYTMYSTERVGRYMILFCINISCQLNGCDALLEHTANKLNIKVGETTTDEKFTLHREECLAACSGAPMMRINDTFYENLTTQKIDQILDSLD, encoded by the coding sequence ATGTTCGCGTTTACAAAAGAGGATGAAAAAAAAATCGAAGCGATACTCAAGAAGTATCCGCCGGAGCACAAACGCTCTGCATTGTTGCCGCTGTTGACGCTTGTGCAAAGGCAGGAAAGATATGTCAGCCCGGATGCGATGCGGGAAATTGGACGGCGGCTGGATCTTTCTCCGGCGTATGTGCAATCGGTCAGTTCCTTTTATACGATGTATTCCACCGAGCGGGTGGGCAGATATATGATTTTGTTTTGCATCAATATCAGTTGCCAGTTGAATGGGTGCGATGCTCTTTTGGAACACACTGCGAATAAACTGAACATCAAAGTGGGAGAGACCACGACGGATGAAAAGTTCACCCTGCACCGGGAGGAATGCCTCGCGGCCTGTTCAGGGGCGCCGATGATGCGAATCAACGATACGTTTTATGAAAACCTGACCACCCAAAAAATCGATCAGATCCTGGATTCCCTGGACTAG
- a CDS encoding glutamine amidotransferase, whose protein sequence is MNFLIELLGASPAEYNEWSIQWAPENIELILTCLAVAVPLALWFFWTSMARIPSRLKKVFLFSLRVFAFILLALLLLKPQLVLKKSHSQENSIAVLLDDSKSMAIKTFPTEETRIDLVRKTILANREYFDSLKKDYNVETFFVSDHIDSIADDNLTERYQPRTPNTDFSKVFSDLKKHYEKKPLQGVFLFTDGADLAQGTGDPSSEFLQLLAGFKGPIHTFQAGTNESFKDLAIQSLDAPDFGFVHQPIDLAVTLYASSMGNKNVSLVLKEGNDILISKIVEVREDQVLYNVDLQFTPKTLGNPVYSLSVPLFAGESITTNNQKDFQIKVIRDRTRVLHLNGRPSWDSRYLREVLVSNPKVDLLSFFILRTLGDDVGAPTSELSLIPFPSNLLFSDYLNSFDLIIFQNFRFESFIDKSLLSNLKNYVLKGGAFLMIGGELSFQGGGYERTPIEDILPVNMQRGVKEYLNEEFRPVLGKTLLHHPILRLEKQAESNQKTWQSLPPLSGLNLGLVPKPDANVLAEYRTAEGKPSHPVLVAAQIGKGRSVVLATDSSWNWNFRSVGEGGSGRYYQRFWNNVIAWMTHAPETRLLRLETDRERYREGEEVLIKFNILKEDYTPSAGEKVNLTVVKVTGEREKQLLESDQNGDGGFQFLPDRSGFYSVQVEVDRKGEKISDAISFGVLGDNAEFDKPLVNDALLKNVAEITGGQYVVLDETIDLTNYKFKNPEVLVQTKRKTFSLWNNWWAYGLLVGVLMLDWWTRRKSGLS, encoded by the coding sequence GTGAACTTCCTCATCGAACTCCTCGGTGCCAGCCCGGCGGAATATAACGAGTGGAGCATTCAATGGGCTCCTGAAAATATTGAGCTGATTCTCACGTGTCTGGCGGTTGCGGTTCCACTGGCATTGTGGTTTTTCTGGACCAGCATGGCCCGTATCCCCTCTCGCTTGAAAAAAGTTTTCCTGTTCAGTTTGAGAGTGTTTGCGTTTATTCTTCTGGCTCTCCTTCTTCTCAAACCGCAACTGGTGTTAAAAAAAAGCCATTCCCAGGAAAATTCCATTGCGGTTTTGCTGGATGACAGCAAAAGCATGGCCATTAAAACGTTTCCCACTGAGGAGACGAGAATCGACCTGGTACGAAAGACGATTCTGGCGAACCGGGAATATTTTGACAGTTTAAAAAAGGATTACAACGTCGAGACCTTTTTTGTCTCTGATCATATCGATTCCATCGCCGACGACAATTTGACGGAACGATACCAACCCCGGACGCCGAACACCGATTTCAGCAAGGTATTTTCGGATTTAAAAAAGCATTATGAAAAGAAACCTCTGCAGGGGGTTTTTCTGTTTACCGATGGCGCCGATCTGGCCCAGGGGACCGGCGATCCTTCCAGCGAATTTTTGCAATTGCTTGCCGGATTCAAAGGTCCAATTCATACCTTTCAGGCGGGTACTAATGAATCGTTTAAAGATCTGGCGATTCAAAGCCTGGACGCGCCTGATTTCGGATTTGTTCACCAGCCGATCGATCTTGCCGTCACTCTGTACGCATCGTCGATGGGCAATAAAAATGTTTCGCTGGTGCTGAAAGAAGGCAACGACATCCTCATATCGAAAATTGTGGAGGTTCGGGAAGATCAGGTTCTCTATAATGTGGACTTGCAGTTCACTCCCAAGACCCTGGGCAACCCTGTTTATTCCCTGTCCGTTCCACTGTTTGCGGGGGAATCCATTACGACCAACAACCAAAAAGATTTTCAGATTAAGGTCATCCGCGATCGTACCCGTGTGCTGCATCTCAATGGCCGGCCTTCCTGGGATTCCCGTTATCTGCGTGAGGTGTTGGTCAGCAACCCCAAGGTGGACCTGTTGTCTTTTTTCATTCTCAGAACGCTGGGCGACGATGTGGGGGCGCCAACCTCGGAACTCAGTCTGATTCCTTTTCCTTCCAACTTGCTGTTCAGCGATTATCTCAATTCGTTCGATTTGATCATTTTTCAGAACTTTCGGTTTGAGTCGTTCATCGACAAAAGTTTGCTCAGCAATCTCAAAAACTACGTGTTGAAAGGCGGAGCGTTTTTGATGATTGGCGGCGAGCTATCCTTCCAGGGGGGAGGTTATGAACGGACTCCCATTGAAGACATTTTGCCGGTCAACATGCAACGGGGAGTGAAGGAGTACTTGAATGAGGAGTTTCGTCCCGTGCTGGGGAAAACATTGCTGCACCACCCCATCCTGCGTCTGGAAAAGCAAGCGGAGTCCAACCAAAAAACCTGGCAATCTCTTCCCCCGTTAAGCGGTTTGAATCTGGGTCTCGTACCGAAACCCGATGCCAACGTTTTGGCCGAATATAGAACCGCCGAGGGCAAGCCGTCCCATCCTGTTTTAGTTGCCGCTCAAATAGGGAAAGGCCGAAGCGTCGTGCTGGCGACTGATTCGTCTTGGAACTGGAATTTTCGCAGTGTGGGGGAGGGGGGCAGTGGCAGGTATTACCAGAGATTCTGGAATAATGTGATTGCCTGGATGACTCACGCTCCGGAGACCCGTCTGCTACGGTTGGAAACGGACAGGGAAAGATACCGGGAAGGCGAAGAGGTTCTCATCAAATTCAATATTCTTAAGGAAGACTACACACCCTCGGCTGGAGAAAAGGTGAACCTGACAGTTGTTAAAGTCACCGGCGAGCGCGAAAAGCAATTGTTGGAATCGGATCAAAACGGCGACGGGGGTTTTCAATTTCTTCCTGACCGGTCAGGGTTTTATTCAGTTCAAGTCGAAGTGGACCGTAAAGGGGAAAAAATCTCCGATGCGATCAGCTTCGGTGTTTTGGGAGACAATGCCGAATTCGACAAGCCCCTGGTCAACGACGCCTTGTTGAAAAATGTGGCCGAGATCACTGGCGGTCAATACGTGGTGCTGGACGAAACTATAGATCTGACGAACTACAAGTTTAAAAACCCGGAGGTCCTGGTGCAAACCAAAAGAAAAACGTTTTCATTGTGGAACAACTGGTGGGCCTACGGTCTGCTGGTGGGGGTTCTCATGCTCGATTGGTGGACCCGTAGAAAATCCGGCTTGAGTTAA
- a CDS encoding NADH-quinone oxidoreductase subunit C, protein MTSEELIEKIQSSLGGDIQSAEVHLGDAVIFVSQENLHKVAQALKEDVDLRMEYLSDIRGVDYLDQDREPRFEAVYELHSFAHNHSVRIRVGLEEENPSVPTVSDLWKGALYPERELFDMLGFDVPGHPDLKRLIMPEEWEGHPLRRDYPLTTEDVAFSHNRDYKSELVKSKPPTR, encoded by the coding sequence ATGACGTCCGAGGAGTTGATTGAGAAAATTCAATCGTCTTTGGGAGGCGATATTCAGAGCGCAGAAGTGCACCTCGGTGACGCTGTAATATTTGTGTCTCAGGAAAACCTGCATAAAGTAGCGCAAGCTCTGAAAGAAGATGTCGATCTGCGGATGGAGTATCTGTCCGATATTCGCGGCGTGGATTATCTCGATCAGGATCGTGAACCTCGATTTGAAGCTGTCTACGAATTGCACTCGTTTGCACATAATCACTCCGTTCGTATTCGTGTTGGCCTGGAGGAAGAAAACCCTTCGGTTCCGACGGTGTCGGACTTATGGAAAGGCGCTCTTTACCCGGAGCGCGAGCTTTTTGATATGTTGGGGTTCGATGTTCCCGGTCACCCTGATCTGAAGCGCCTCATTATGCCCGAAGAGTGGGAGGGGCATCCTTTAAGAAGGGATTATCCGCTGACGACGGAAGATGTGGCGTTTTCTCACAATCGTGATTATAAGAGTGAACTGGTAAAATCCAAACCCCCGACCCGGTAA
- the nuoD gene encoding NADH dehydrogenase (quinone) subunit D: MSVTEQGLLERDKDTMTLNMGPSHPSTHGVFRVIMEMDGEIVVSAEPEIGYLHTGIEKTSENKRYVHVIPMTDRLDYLSPPQNNLAFCLTTEKLLQCEIPPRAQYLRVIMCELARIGSHLVWLATHALDIGAMTVFLYCWREREMILDLNEEISGVRMMTSYIRIGGVMKDATPEWLGKVRKFIDYLPAKIDEYERLLTHNPIWLDRTQGVGVMTREEAINWSLSGPALRASGVDFDFRKKRPYGGYENFEFDIPVGKNGDVYDRYLMRVEELRQSRRIVAQALNNLPDGPYKVQDNKVSLPERDTLHTSMESLIHHFKLVSEGVSVPRGETYVPTEGPRGEVGFYIVSDGSNVPYRVKLRAPSFMAIPGMCQMMSGSFIADVVAIIGSIDIVMGEVDR; the protein is encoded by the coding sequence ATGAGCGTTACCGAACAAGGTCTGCTGGAGCGCGATAAGGATACGATGACCCTCAATATGGGGCCGTCGCATCCCAGTACGCATGGAGTGTTCCGGGTGATCATGGAAATGGATGGCGAAATCGTCGTTTCCGCCGAACCTGAAATCGGTTATCTCCATACCGGGATCGAAAAAACTTCGGAGAACAAACGTTACGTCCACGTCATCCCCATGACTGACAGGCTCGACTACCTGAGCCCGCCGCAGAACAACCTTGCTTTTTGCCTGACGACCGAGAAACTTTTGCAATGTGAAATTCCGCCACGGGCGCAGTATTTGCGCGTCATCATGTGCGAGCTGGCCAGGATCGGCAGTCATCTGGTCTGGCTGGCCACGCATGCGCTCGATATCGGCGCGATGACTGTGTTTCTCTATTGCTGGCGGGAGCGGGAGATGATCCTTGATCTCAACGAGGAAATTTCCGGCGTACGTATGATGACCAGTTACATCCGCATTGGCGGGGTGATGAAAGACGCCACTCCTGAATGGTTGGGCAAGGTACGCAAGTTCATCGATTACCTGCCCGCCAAGATAGACGAATACGAACGACTGCTCACCCACAATCCTATCTGGCTGGATAGGACTCAAGGGGTAGGGGTGATGACACGGGAAGAAGCCATCAACTGGAGCTTGAGCGGCCCTGCGCTTCGCGCCTCGGGAGTGGATTTTGATTTCCGTAAAAAGCGGCCCTACGGTGGCTACGAAAATTTTGAGTTTGACATTCCCGTCGGCAAGAATGGAGACGTGTACGACCGTTACCTGATGCGGGTGGAAGAGTTGCGGCAGAGCCGGCGCATCGTGGCGCAGGCGTTGAACAACCTGCCGGACGGTCCTTATAAAGTGCAGGATAATAAAGTATCGCTTCCTGAAAGAGACACCCTGCACACCAGCATGGAATCCTTGATTCACCATTTCAAATTGGTGTCAGAAGGGGTCAGCGTTCCCAGAGGCGAGACGTATGTGCCAACGGAAGGTCCACGCGGCGAAGTGGGGTTTTATATTGTCAGCGATGGCAGTAATGTCCCGTACAGGGTGAAGCTCCGCGCTCCTTCGTTTATGGCGATTCCGGGAATGTGTCAAATGATGAGTGGTTCTTTTATTGCGGATGTGGTTGCGATCATTGGGAGCATTGATATCGTGATGGGGGAGGTGGACCGCTGA
- a CDS encoding NADH-quinone oxidoreductase subunit A: MTEYFFISVFAVVALVVVGALLALSTILGPRNPTPQKLIPYECGIIPREEAKGRYPVRFATIAMLFIIFDIEVVFMYPWAVALDQLKLFGLIEMVVFITIFGVAYVYVWGRGGLEWD; encoded by the coding sequence ATGACGGAATATTTTTTCATTTCTGTATTTGCGGTCGTCGCTCTGGTTGTGGTCGGAGCCCTTTTGGCGCTTTCCACTATTCTCGGACCCAGGAACCCAACCCCCCAAAAATTAATTCCTTATGAGTGTGGTATCATCCCGCGCGAAGAAGCCAAGGGAAGATATCCTGTCCGTTTTGCAACCATAGCCATGCTCTTTATCATTTTTGATATCGAGGTGGTTTTTATGTATCCCTGGGCGGTGGCTCTCGATCAGCTCAAGCTGTTTGGACTGATCGAAATGGTCGTTTTTATTACTATTTTTGGAGTGGCCTATGTCTATGTCTGGGGTCGAGGAGGTTTGGAATGGGATTGA
- the nuoF gene encoding NADH-quinone oxidoreductase subunit NuoF: protein MTQILFKNINKKNLHTLAVYEKEGGYKSLKKAFAKEPEEIIEMVKASGLRGRGGAGFPTGLKWSFLAKDVFPRYLCCNADESEPGTCKDRELLLKNPHLLIEGMILCSYACRIETGYIYMRGEFYDLCEIMDKALQEAHAKGYLGKNILGSGFNLDIHTHLGAGAYICGEESALLNSLEGGRGEPRMKPPFPAVQGLYAKPTIINNVETLCVVPNIVNEGPEQYAALGTEKSKGTKLVSVSGHVKKPGNYEIVMGTTVREIIYDIAGGIRDDNRLKAFIPGGSSVPMLPADLVDTPYDYESLQAAGSMLGSGALIVMDHTVNVVEATLRLASFYKHESCGKCTPCREGTRWMWQLLNQIHIGQGQMAQVEKLVDICDNMSFKCFCPLGDAAVGPVASSIKHFRADYEELIGQMTAESAV, encoded by the coding sequence ATGACACAGATTCTATTTAAAAATATAAATAAAAAGAACCTGCACACGCTTGCGGTTTATGAAAAAGAAGGCGGCTACAAAAGCCTGAAAAAAGCTTTTGCCAAGGAGCCGGAGGAAATCATAGAAATGGTCAAAGCGTCCGGGCTTCGCGGTCGCGGCGGCGCCGGGTTTCCCACCGGGTTGAAATGGAGTTTCCTGGCCAAGGATGTATTTCCCCGTTACCTTTGTTGCAATGCCGACGAAAGTGAGCCCGGAACCTGCAAGGACCGTGAGCTGTTGCTCAAGAATCCGCATCTTCTCATCGAGGGGATGATTCTCTGCTCCTATGCGTGCAGGATCGAAACCGGCTATATTTATATGCGCGGCGAGTTTTACGATCTGTGCGAGATTATGGATAAAGCTCTGCAAGAAGCCCACGCCAAAGGCTATCTCGGTAAAAATATATTAGGTTCAGGTTTTAATCTGGACATTCACACCCATCTTGGGGCCGGGGCTTATATTTGCGGGGAAGAATCGGCGTTGCTCAACTCGCTTGAGGGCGGGCGCGGCGAACCGCGAATGAAACCGCCATTTCCAGCCGTTCAGGGGCTGTATGCCAAACCCACGATCATCAATAACGTTGAGACGCTTTGTGTTGTTCCAAACATTGTGAACGAGGGCCCGGAGCAGTACGCGGCCCTGGGCACGGAAAAAAGCAAGGGGACCAAACTGGTCAGCGTTTCGGGCCATGTTAAAAAGCCCGGCAATTATGAAATTGTCATGGGGACGACGGTCCGGGAAATTATTTATGATATCGCGGGAGGCATTCGCGACGACAATCGGTTGAAAGCCTTTATTCCCGGTGGTTCTTCGGTTCCGATGTTGCCTGCGGATCTGGTAGATACGCCCTATGATTATGAGTCTTTGCAAGCGGCGGGGAGTATGTTGGGCTCCGGCGCGTTGATCGTGATGGATCACACCGTCAACGTGGTGGAGGCGACTTTGAGACTGGCCAGTTTTTACAAGCACGAATCGTGCGGAAAATGCACTCCCTGCCGGGAAGGCACCCGCTGGATGTGGCAGTTGTTGAACCAGATCCACATAGGACAGGGGCAGATGGCGCAGGTGGAAAAGCTGGTGGATATTTGCGACAACATGAGTTTTAAATGTTTTTGTCCGCTGGGAGATGCGGCGGTAGGGCCGGTGGCCAGCAGTATCAAGCATTTCCGCGCCGACTATGAAGAACTAATTGGACAAATGACGGCTGAGTCCGCCGTCTGA